TTCGTTTCGTATGAATCTGCACTGATTTTCCCTTCTCTTCCAAAACAAGGTCCTCGGGAATGGTTGTCATACGAATGGTACCTTGTGGTACTCGAATTTGTATTTCTGTATCTTTTGATTCTGGTTGGATGGAAAGATGATACAATGGAAGTTTTGGTTCCATTGAACGAATTTGTTTCCAAAACCGAAGGATTCTCTTTTCCAAAGATGGATTTAATTTCATATCGCCTATGGCTGAAATATTAGAGATACGTAATGGATTTTCTTGGTTAGGATCTTTTTTGGCATCCGAATACAAATAGAACTCACTACCCACAGAACCTAACCAAAACTTTCCTACTTCATGAAAACGATAAGACCTTTGCAAAAGGAACTCCGATCCTTCTCCATAACCTTGTGTGAACCTAGTTTCTCCATAATACGTGCGTTTGGTGGCCTCTTGGTTTTCAATTAAAGGTTTAAGAGATTTTCCTTGGATGGTTTTAGGAATAGGAAGTCCACAATAATCAAGAACCGTTGGGAATAAATCAATGGATCTTGTCATAGAGGAAATTGATTGTTTTAGAGTCAAACCAGGTAATTTAATCAGGAGTGGTACATGAATATTTTCTAAAAACAAATCCTGACCATGTCCATAATACGTGTTTGTTCCCGTAAAGGGAGAAATCGCATGAGCGCTATGCATCACCTCACCATGGTCTGCTGTAATTAGGATGAGAGTGTTGTCCCAGAGGTTTTTGAGTTTCAGTTCTTCAAAAACTTTTCCCAACTCTTCATCCACAAAAGCAACTTCTCCCAAATAATTCATTTTCTTTTCATCTAAAATTTCTTTGGTTTGGATTCGATTGGTAAATCCGGACGGTGGAGTATAGGGTTTGTGTGGGTCGTTATAATTTAAAAAAAGAAAAAAAGGTTTCTCCTGTGTTGAGATTTCATCCAACACTTCGAATGTTTTTTTAGTAATTTTTTTTGTATCTTCGCTATAATTAGAAAAATCGTATAACAAATCAAAGCCGACATTGACTCCAAGTCCAAACTTATCTGTCAAAAATGGATTGTTCCCTACCATATAAGTAATAAAAGAATTATCTTTTAATAATTTAGGGAGGGGATGTTTTTCACTCCGATAAAACGCTTCCACTTCGGATTTGGTTGTGGGGTAATCCCAAAAATTAACTGGATTTGCGGAGGCATACTTCCCTGTAAAAAACACAAGAGTGGATGGCCTTGTCCAAGCCGCATTGACCAAATGGTATTGGAAGTTGATCGCATTTTTTTGAAACAAATCCAAGTTTGGAGTAACTCCATAACGACCGATGATATCTCCCCGAAGCGAATCGATGACAATCCAAAGGACGTTGGGGCGTTTCTGTATGGCAGGTGAAACAGATTCCTTGTCTAATACAGAATCTGTTTTTTTACAAAGAAAAAAGAAAAGAAAAGTAAATAGAAAAAGTAGTGTTTTTAGTTTTATAGTAACAGATTTACGTTTCAAGATTTACGATTTAACATCAAACATCTGCAAGGCGGTAAGCCAAACACCCACTAATATAAATGCAATTCCTAACCATTGAGTTAAGTTTAATCTCTCTTTAAAAAAAAGTGAAGATGCAATCAGAACAATGATAAATCCACTAGAAGTAAACACCGGATAGGCAAGAGAAAGTTTCAATCCTTTCCCCAAAACATACCGGTATCCAAGTAGTGCTAACCCAAAACTAGCAAGCCCACCGATGAAGTAAGGATTGAATACCGTAAAGATTGTATCCCAAAGACCACCTGACAACGTTTTTGTTTGGTCTTGTAAAGATGAGGATTTGATTAAAATATTAGCTAATGCATTGAAGAATACGGCTATACAGAAGAAGAGGATGACCTGGAATTGCATGGGATAGAGACAAAATCCGATCTAAATCGGGAAGGGTCAAATAGAAAAATGAAACAAAAATCCTTTCGGTTCAGAAACTGGGAATGTGCATATTTAGATTCGGAAACTCCGGGTCCTGTTCTCGTTTTCTGTCATGCCAATGGCTATAGTGCCGGCTGTTACAATTATTATTTTCCACTGTTATCAAAACACTACCGAGTGATTGCTCCCGATTTTTTAGGACATGGTCGTTCTGAGTTCAGCTTACAATTTCATAATTGGAATGTCTTTCGAGATCAGATCTTAGCACTCCTCGATCACGAATCCATTCTAAAAACAAATATCATTGGTCACTCATTGGGAGGGGCCTCTTCTCTCCTTGCGGCCGCCAAAGAGCCCTCTCGTTTTGAAAAGGTTCTAGCCATGGATCCTGTGATCCTCGGTTGGAAGATGATCCTTCTTTCAAAATTTTTAGAGAATCCACTTGCAAAAGGGGCAAAAAAAAGAAGGACTCATTTTAAATCCATAGAACTTGTTAGGCGGTCGTTCCGAAAATTTCCTGCCTTTGCAAACTTTGAACCTTCTATCTTCGAAGACTATCTTAACTCTTGTTTTGTAAGTACAGGTCACGATTCCGAAGTCAAACTTTGTTGTGACCCAAGAGTAGAAGCAAGGATCTTTGGGCATGCCCACTTTCATGTTTTCAAAAACTTTTATGGAATAGGAACGGAAAACCATATTGCCATTCCCGAAAAATTTGAAGTTTGTAGTCCTAAGTATGCGAACCTACTGGCAAAAGTTCATCCGAAGTCTGATGTCACCATCTTTCCTGGGTTCACTCATTTTTTTCCTTTCGAAAGACCAAAGGAAACTTGGAATTGGATGAAACAATGTTTGGAGATAAAAGAAGAGTAAAAAAGTTTTACGGAAGAAAATGGCGCCTCGAATTCGTTATGTGATAAAAATTTTCTAGTATACTCGACCGCGCTATACGCTCCAATCTTTCGCTAAACCTTCCGATACTCTTCCATTTTTAGACGAAGATGCTTTGGCCACGGAGACAGCTTTTTTAAATTTAATTTTGAAAAACCATAAAGAAATTTCATGCTGCACCGCTTCTGTGAATCCGAAGAAAGTGCAATCATTTTTAAAAGAACTGTTGTATCTCTAATCTTCTCCACTACAAGTGAAAATTCAAGATCGTCACCAAGATAGGATGGATTGTGAAATTTGGCCTCAATTTTCATAGCAGGAATTCCAGAAGAATCCTTCACGATAAGTTCAGAAAAAGAATATTCTAATCCTTCGGAAAACCAATCTTCAATCACTTCCACAAATAAATTGAAATACTGAGGCGTAAAAACAACGCCACCTGGGTCGCAATGTTGGATGCGTATTTTTTTGATTTTTGAATACAGATTACCCGCCATAGGAAAACACCGAATATTAAACCTGTTTAACCAATCACCCTATATATTAATCGCCTCACCTAAAACCGCCGCCGCACTTTCCATAATCCCTTCAGAAAGAGTAGGATGGGCATGGATGGTGTTTGCAAGTTCCCTAACGGTGATTTCCATATTGGCACCTAATGTCAGCTCTGCGATAAGTTCTGTGGCCCCACTACCAATGATATGGGCGCCTAAAATTTCTCCGTGTTTTTTATCGGAAACAATTTTGATCATACCGGTTGTATCCCCTTGGGCTTGGGCTCTACCACTCGCTGTGAATGGAAATTTTCCAATGGAAACTTCATAACCCAGAGCTTTTGCTTTTTCCTCAGTAAGACCAACACTCGCTACTTCTGGATGGCAATAAGTACAACCAGGTATATAAGAATAGTTTAATCTTGCAATTTCTAAGTGATGGGGATTTCCCAATCGCATAGAGATATCTTCCGCAGCGCGGATTCCTTCGGCACTGGCCACATGGGCAAGAGCTGGTGTGGGAATACAATCCCCAATGGCATAGATATGATCCACCGTACTTCGATAGTTACCAACAAAGTCTACAAATCCATTTTTTAGTTTGATTCCGATTTCATCCAATCCAATATGACTCGTACTAGGTGCAATTCCAACCCCAACAATCACCTTATCAAAGTTTAACTTTTCTTTTTTTGCGGATTTTCGATCTTGTAAAGTGAGCTCCACACTTGTGTCAGAAACCACAGCCGTTTCAACTCCGTGACTTAAATACTGTTCAATCCCTCTTTTTTTAAAACTTCTTTCTAAAACTCCAGAGATCTCAAGATCTTCATTGGGAAGTAAATGGTCTTGGAATTCAATGATGGAAACTTTAGATCCCATACTGGCATAAAAATCGGCAAACTCCACACCTATGGCACCGGCTCCAATGATGGCAAGATTCGGAATTACTTTTGGTTCTGACATGGCATCTCTAGCAGATAACACGTGTTTACCGTCAAATGGCAAAAAAGGGAGGGCTTTGTTTTTGGCACCCACAGCCAAAATATAAAAATCAGCAGTATATGTGCTTGGTTCCCCGGAACTAGGTTTTACTTGGATGGTTTTAGAATTTTGAAAACTCGCTTCTCCACCTACCACGGTGATTTTGTTTTTCTTCATAAGAAATTCAACACCTTTGGCCATTTGATCAGCTACAGAGCGAGAGCGTTTGATCACAGCATCGAAGTCAGCTTTGATATTATCACAGGAAAGTCCAAAATTGGCAGCATGTTTTAAATGTTCCAATACATGTGCACTTTCTAACAATGCTTTGGTGGGTATACAACCCCAGTTCAAACAAACGCCTCCGAGTTTTTCACGTTCAACGACACATGTTTGCAAACCTAATTGTGCGGCACGGATGGCTGCGACATAACCGCCAGGCCCTCCTCCAATGACTATGACTTGGAAATGGTTTGGATTGGACATACGTTCTCCCGATAGATTGAGATACCGTACAAAAAAAAGAAAGTCAAGACCTCTTTTTGGCTACAATGAGCATCCTTGCGCCCGTTTTTATATATTTTTCGCCGTCGTAGTTGCTGTAAACATGTAAGACATCAAACTTATTATCGTCTAAGAAATTCTGTACTTGGGGAAAATGAAACACACGCATTGTATGTTTGTCTTTTAAATCTTTTTGATTCAAATTATAAACATAATTTACTTCCACAATAGCAACATCATCTGCTCTTGTTAAACGAAAACCGCGATTCCTCCGAATGGATGTTTCGCCTAGTCTCACATTACTCACTGTGGTAATTGGTTTTCGTTTGATTCTGTGGATGGGATCTGCATTCCAGATTTCTAAAATCAAAAGGCCTGCTTGTTTTAGATTTTTATAACAATTACGTAGGAAATTTTGAACTAAGTCATCGTTAATGAGATAATTAAAAGTTCCATACAAACAAATCACTGCGTCTACTGGTTGTTTAGCGACATATGCTTCCATTTTTCCGAGTTCAAACTGGCAATGGGGAAATCTCCCTTTGGCAATCTCCAACATTCGGGGAGATCCATCTACACCGAGTGGTTTGAAACCCATACCTTGTAATTCTTTGATGTGTTCCCCGGTCCCACAGCCAATATCTAAAACGGTGTGTATTTTATGTCGCTTAAATGTATCTCGTAAGAATAGGATTTCTTCCGAAAACTTGCGGCTTGCTTCTTCGATGGTAAAATAGTATTCGGCCAATTCGGAATAGAGTTTCATTTGCCCCTAGCGGAAAGGGAAAATCAGTTCAGCGAATCCCCATTTTACCCGTTATATTGAGTAACGGCTAAGTCATTATGAAACGATATACAATTCCCACAATTTTTTTCATCACCGGAGTTATCCTTCAGTATACTTTCTATTTTTCCTGGGTGAGTTTCACCCTCCTCACCGTTTCCTGTTTGTTACTTGCATTGTTTTTATATAGTTTAGATTTTCAAAAGCCGCAGTCCCTGGATGAAACCGATCACAATCTAAATAACGAAGGTTTATTAGATAAAAAACCACACACAGATGTTGTCTTCGATACTGAAACAGCTTTGCCAACATTACCTTCGAATGCAGAACCTAAACCTAAAGAAATCCTCTGGAAAAAAGATCCCATCTTACTTGCCAGAGAACAAATCTTGTCCGAAGGACGATCTTTGTTTTGTGAAACAGTGAAGGAATTCCCATTCCCTTTTTTAACAGAAAAACTCACTTCCATTCAGTATGTCTATTACGATGGAAAAGAATTTAAGGAATGTTATTGGCAAAAGGCCGGTATGATGGTGGAGACCGATGACAATCCAGTGGAATGGGATGAATTTGAAGAAGGAAGAGTCAAAGAATTACTTCCTGCTATCTCAATCGACAAACGAAAGTTATACATTCCACTTACTATGAATGCCCATCTATTCGGGTTTTTATGTTTTTCTACTAAAGAATCTTGGAACGAATCGGAGATCCAATCGTTCTGGGAAAAGTCTAACACCATCTCAGAAAAGATTATGATAAAAAGAGAATATGCGAAAGTAACCAAACATCCTGTTACAAAACTTTTTAATGTATCTCACTTCTATCAAATGGCCAAGTCAACCTTTGAATCCAAAGAAAAAGTGACTCTTATTTTATTCAAATTCATTGATACCAACTTCCAATCCGAAATTGCCATTGGTTTAAACTTACTTGGCAAACAAAATGTTGTGCTTGGGTTGGGATTGTACCAGTTAGAAAATAATTTATATGCAGCTATGATTCCTAATGATCGACTCGATACTTTTACCGAATTTTTCAATCAGTTCATTGAAGAATTGGATAGTCTTGGTTATCCTTCCGAAGTGGCCCTTGGTTATTCCAACAGTTCCATTCCTGGACTCAAATTTGATATTTGGATCAAAGCCGCATACAAATCCTTGGAAGAGAGTATCCTTCACCACGCAGCATAAATGGATCCTTTAATTGATGAAAAATTTATCCTAACTGTTTCGCAAGTTTTACCGGAACACTTTCAAAAATCCCTGCTTGTTTTTGCGGAAAGGGAAGCTTATGGTCCCTCTAAAAATGAAGGGCTTTGTTTTGAAAATTGTACACTAGTTGAATTTGTTGGTGATATCAATGGAAAGGTTTATCTTGCTTTAGATGGATATACAAAATTAAAACTCCTTCCCAAAATTGCGAAGGCCTTTCAGATTGATCCCACATCTCGTTCCCACTCAGCATCCATCATGATGGAATTTGCAAATCAGATCGCTGGAAAATTGATTACAGAAATGAGATTGGGGCGTTACGAAATTGATATTTTACCACCAGAAAATTTAAACCATAAACTGGTTCCCATTTCCTTAGAACATTATCGCCAATACATTCTTATCTTCAATCTCAAAGATAGAAGAGGAGAAGATTATATGGGTAGACTCTATTTGATTTTATTGTTGGAAAAATTTCCCACTCCCAAAAACTAATTCCGAATGAAACCTTATGTTTTGGCAATCCCACTCGTTTTGAGTTATGCTGGGCTTAAACAAAAAAAATCTTTAGAACGTAAGGAACTCCAATTGCCAGACACTGGTAGGCGAGTTTTTCATTTTTATCCTACAGGAAAAAATCCAGAATCATTACCGGGAGTTTATATCCAACATGGAATGAGTGCCATGGGAATTGACGACCCAAGGATATTGGAACTAGCAGAAAATATTGCTAGCTCCGATTATAGTGTCATCCTTCCTGAACTACCTGAAGTTAGAGGACTTCGGATCGAAGAAAATACCATTTCCAATATCCAAGATTTGATGATGGAAATTCATTCCACAAAACATCTATTTAATGGAGATGGTCTAGGATATTTATCTGCCAGTTTCTCTGGTGGTATGGGGCTCATTGCCGCATCCAAATCCAATACAAGACACAAAATTAAATCTTCCATGGTAATCGGTGCTTATTGTGATTTTTTAGATACCGTACCTTTTGTATTTTCGAACTATGATATCGATCCTTATGCAGTGTATGTTATTCTTTTCAATTTCCTCCATCGTTTTGAGCGGACTATTGCCGAAGAACTAGAGCCCATCTACTTTGAAGCAGCTCTAGACAACGGACTCAAACGAATGGGACACGAGGCGCGCGCAGAGTCATTACTCAAAGGAACTTCTACCCTCGCCCAGGATTTCTTTTTTCAAGTCGGTGCTGACGGAAATTTCCGGATGGAACTGGCAAAGCGAGTCCTGGACACTGTTCCTGAAAACCTTCCAGAAAACCTTTCCCCATTTTACCAACTGGAAACTCTCGGTGGCCCTGTGGCCCTGCTGCATGGAAAAACAGACTCCGTAATCTCGCCCGAGGAGTCGGAAAAACTAGCCCTTCTCTTCCAGAAAAAAGAAATTTCCTATGTCCACCGCACCTCGACTGCCCTAACCCATGGAGACAGCCTCCCCCTCCACT
The sequence above is drawn from the Leptospira sp. WS4.C2 genome and encodes:
- a CDS encoding class I SAM-dependent methyltransferase: MKLYSELAEYYFTIEEASRKFSEEILFLRDTFKRHKIHTVLDIGCGTGEHIKELQGMGFKPLGVDGSPRMLEIAKGRFPHCQFELGKMEAYVAKQPVDAVICLYGTFNYLINDDLVQNFLRNCYKNLKQAGLLILEIWNADPIHRIKRKPITTVSNVRLGETSIRRNRGFRLTRADDVAIVEVNYVYNLNQKDLKDKHTMRVFHFPQVQNFLDDNKFDVLHVYSNYDGEKYIKTGARMLIVAKKRS
- a CDS encoding multidrug efflux SMR transporter; this translates as MQFQVILFFCIAVFFNALANILIKSSSLQDQTKTLSGGLWDTIFTVFNPYFIGGLASFGLALLGYRYVLGKGLKLSLAYPVFTSSGFIIVLIASSLFFKERLNLTQWLGIAFILVGVWLTALQMFDVKS
- a CDS encoding sulfatase — translated: MKRKSVTIKLKTLLFLFTFLFFFLCKKTDSVLDKESVSPAIQKRPNVLWIVIDSLRGDIIGRYGVTPNLDLFQKNAINFQYHLVNAAWTRPSTLVFFTGKYASANPVNFWDYPTTKSEVEAFYRSEKHPLPKLLKDNSFITYMVGNNPFLTDKFGLGVNVGFDLLYDFSNYSEDTKKITKKTFEVLDEISTQEKPFFLFLNYNDPHKPYTPPSGFTNRIQTKEILDEKKMNYLGEVAFVDEELGKVFEELKLKNLWDNTLILITADHGEVMHSAHAISPFTGTNTYYGHGQDLFLENIHVPLLIKLPGLTLKQSISSMTRSIDLFPTVLDYCGLPIPKTIQGKSLKPLIENQEATKRTYYGETRFTQGYGEGSEFLLQRSYRFHEVGKFWLGSVGSEFYLYSDAKKDPNQENPLRISNISAIGDMKLNPSLEKRILRFWKQIRSMEPKLPLYHLSIQPESKDTEIQIRVPQGTIRMTTIPEDLVLEEKGKSVQIHTKRTKAFEISFEVYPDVSFPEFTVSFSKKQIPKTEIFTGYFGVSMASCNSNCDLLYESGPQKPNIIPKAKVYFWKEGGQKKSYSSKQELGTDALEILKKQGYVQ
- a CDS encoding chemotaxis protein CheX; this encodes MDPLIDEKFILTVSQVLPEHFQKSLLVFAEREAYGPSKNEGLCFENCTLVEFVGDINGKVYLALDGYTKLKLLPKIAKAFQIDPTSRSHSASIMMEFANQIAGKLITEMRLGRYEIDILPPENLNHKLVPISLEHYRQYILIFNLKDRRGEDYMGRLYLILLLEKFPTPKN
- the lpdA gene encoding dihydrolipoyl dehydrogenase: MSNPNHFQVIVIGGGPGGYVAAIRAAQLGLQTCVVEREKLGGVCLNWGCIPTKALLESAHVLEHLKHAANFGLSCDNIKADFDAVIKRSRSVADQMAKGVEFLMKKNKITVVGGEASFQNSKTIQVKPSSGEPSTYTADFYILAVGAKNKALPFLPFDGKHVLSARDAMSEPKVIPNLAIIGAGAIGVEFADFYASMGSKVSIIEFQDHLLPNEDLEISGVLERSFKKRGIEQYLSHGVETAVVSDTSVELTLQDRKSAKKEKLNFDKVIVGVGIAPSTSHIGLDEIGIKLKNGFVDFVGNYRSTVDHIYAIGDCIPTPALAHVASAEGIRAAEDISMRLGNPHHLEIARLNYSYIPGCTYCHPEVASVGLTEEKAKALGYEVSIGKFPFTASGRAQAQGDTTGMIKIVSDKKHGEILGAHIIGSGATELIAELTLGANMEITVRELANTIHAHPTLSEGIMESAAAVLGEAINI
- a CDS encoding alpha/beta hydrolase, which encodes MKPYVLAIPLVLSYAGLKQKKSLERKELQLPDTGRRVFHFYPTGKNPESLPGVYIQHGMSAMGIDDPRILELAENIASSDYSVILPELPEVRGLRIEENTISNIQDLMMEIHSTKHLFNGDGLGYLSASFSGGMGLIAASKSNTRHKIKSSMVIGAYCDFLDTVPFVFSNYDIDPYAVYVILFNFLHRFERTIAEELEPIYFEAALDNGLKRMGHEARAESLLKGTSTLAQDFFFQVGADGNFRMELAKRVLDTVPENLPENLSPFYQLETLGGPVALLHGKTDSVISPEESEKLALLFQKKEISYVHRTSTALTHGDSLPLHSQIFGVPALLQTFGSFLYWLRR
- a CDS encoding acyl-CoA thioesterase produces the protein MAGNLYSKIKKIRIQHCDPGGVVFTPQYFNLFVEVIEDWFSEGLEYSFSELIVKDSSGIPAMKIEAKFHNPSYLGDDLEFSLVVEKIRDTTVLLKMIALSSDSQKRCSMKFLYGFSKLNLKKLSPWPKHLRLKMEEYRKV
- a CDS encoding alpha/beta fold hydrolase — encoded protein: MHGIETKSDLNREGSNRKMKQKSFRFRNWECAYLDSETPGPVLVFCHANGYSAGCYNYYFPLLSKHYRVIAPDFLGHGRSEFSLQFHNWNVFRDQILALLDHESILKTNIIGHSLGGASSLLAAAKEPSRFEKVLAMDPVILGWKMILLSKFLENPLAKGAKKRRTHFKSIELVRRSFRKFPAFANFEPSIFEDYLNSCFVSTGHDSEVKLCCDPRVEARIFGHAHFHVFKNFYGIGTENHIAIPEKFEVCSPKYANLLAKVHPKSDVTIFPGFTHFFPFERPKETWNWMKQCLEIKEE